DNA from Chitinispirillum alkaliphilum:
CGAAAATATGGAGCAGGACGGCACTATGGAGGCATTGCCAAAGAAAGAGAGAATGCAGCTCTACAAAAAGAAAGAAAAACTCATCTCTATTCTTAGCGGTATCCGTAATGTTCGCAGCCTCCCTTCTGTAATATTTGTTGTAGATACAATAAAAGAACATATCGCCATAGCCGAAGCAAGACGTCTTCAGATTCCAATTGGAGCAATTGTTGATACCAATTGTGATCCGGATGCTGTAGATTTTCCGATCCCAGGAAATGACGATGCTATCAAATCTGTTCAGCTCATTATTCAGGCTATCAGCAACGCAATCATTGAAGAGAGCGCAAATGCCGTGTCTGTTAAAGATATGGAAAAAGCAGCTGAGAAAGCAAAGGGACAGGAAGAAGTAGCAGCAGTTAAGGCTGAGACAGCGCCGGTGGAAGAAGAAGAGAAAAAAGATTCCAAATCCAAAAGTAAGCGCGTCGCACACAAAAAAATCAGCAAAACTGAAGAATAATTTCTACGACCTGCATAGCCTTACTTAAAGTTCCTTGGTTCAGTTGTGATTCAGTTTTGTCACAGTAAAGAACATTACAAATTTGAATAAAAGGAGTATATATATGGAAATCACTGCTGCAAAAGTGAAAGAGTTGAGAGACAAAACCGGTTTGGGTATGATGACTTGCAAGCAATCTCTCATAGATGCCGGTGGGGATATGGAACTGGCAATCGAGAACCTTCGCAAACAGGGCCAGGCTACAGCCGCAAAACGCGCTGGTAAAGCAGCCAAAGAGGGGAAAATCTCTATCGTTTCCGATGATTCTGCCTCAATCATGTATGAAGTTAATTCAGAAACAGACTTTGTGGCTCGCAATGATGATTTTCTTAACTTTATCGACGTGCTCGGTAAACTCTTTATTGCCCAAAAACCTTCAGATCACAAGGATGCACTTCAGTTAACAGCTCCTGAAATTGGTGATCTCACTGTAGAAGCAAGAGTTACAGAGCTGATTGGAAAAATCGGTGAAAACATCTCTTTTAGAAGATACTGCAAGATCGATGCGGCATCTGCGAATGAGAAGATTTTCTCCTACATCCACGGAAATGGGAAAATCGGTGTGCTGGTAAAACTCACAGCTGACAAAGAAGGTGTTCTCTCAAACGATGCCGCTGCGGCATTGGGGAAAGATCTGGCTATGCAGGTGGCTGCAGCTAACCCTATTGCTGTTGACCGTGACAGCATCTCTTCTGATGTAATTGCAAAAGAGAAGGAAATTTACTTCACACAGGCTCAGAGTTCCGGCAAGCCGGAAAAAATCTGGGACAAAATTGTTGAAGGTAAACTCAATAAGTTTTTCCAGGAAATGACCCTTATGGAGCAGGGTTTTATCAAAACACCTGATATCAGCGTAAAAACACGGGTTGCGGAAACAGAAAAAGTGCTTGATTGCAAAATCAAACCGGTCTGTTTCTCTCGCTTTGAACTCGGTTCCGAGGAATAAAGTTAAGTGAAACCCGCATATAACCGAATACTGTTGAAAATTTCCGGCGAGGCTCTCGCCGGAAACAATGGCTTTGGGATTGATACTTCAACCGCAATGCAAGTCGCTTCCGAAATTGCCCAGGTGCACAAATCAGGAGTAGATATAGCGATTGTAATTGGCGGCGGAAATTTTTTGAGAGGTGCCACCACTGAAGGGGTTTCCCGAATTGCCGGGGACACCATGGGTATGCTTGCCACAGTTATAAATTGTATAGCATTTGCTCAGCATCTTGAGAGTTTTGATGTTGAGGCGAAAGTCCTCTCTGCAGTGAAAATCGATAAAGCGTGCGAATTTTACACTCCGCAGCTGGCAAACGATTATCTCAGCAAAGGCAAAATACTGCTTCTTGCAGCTGGAACCGGTAACCCCTTTTTCACCACAGACACAGCTGCGGCTTTGCGCTGTGCGGAAATCGGAGCCGATGTACTTTTCAAGGCAACCAAAGTTGATGGTATTTACGACAGAGATCCGGTGAAAGACCCTGATGCCATACGGTTCGACCAAATAACTCATGCCGAAGCACTCTCAAGAAACCTTAAAGTTATGGATGCCACCTCTTTTTCTTTCTGTATGGAACAGAAAATTCCAATTATTATCTTCAAATTACTTGAAAAAGGAAATTTGAGCAGATGTATCAAGGGTGAAACTATCGGCTCAATCATAAAAACAGGAGGATAGTGTGGAAGATATCGATTCAATTTCAAATGAAACAACCCAGAGAATGCAGAAAACTCTTGAAAGTCTTAAAAAAGAGTTTTCGCGTGTAAGAACAGGCCGTGCCACACCGGCTTTGCTTGAAGGGGTAACAGTAGATTATTATGGATCACCTGCCCCTATCAGTCAGGTTGCAAATATCTCTATCCCTGAGGCGAGGATGATTTTCATTCAACCCTGGGAAAAAAACATGCTCCAGGCTATCGAGAAAGCGATAATGAGTTCCGATTTGGGCCTCAATCCCCAAAATGATGGTAATATGGTGCGTCTGCCTATACCTCCGCTTTCTGAGGATCGTCGCAAGGATCTCTACAAAAACTGCAAAAAAATAGCAGAAGACAATAAAGTCGCCATCCGTAACATCAGAAGAGATTCTAACGAGAAACTAAAAAAGGCAGAAAAAGATAAACAGATTACCCAGGATGATGTGAAAAAAGGAATGGACGATATTCAGAAACTTACTGATAAGTTCATCAAACAGGTTGATGATGTTCTCGCTCTGAAAGAAAATGAGATAATGGAAGTCTGATACCTAAAAGAAGCTGTCAAAAAAGGCATGTTCTCAAATGAGAGCATGCCTTTTTTATTTTCAATCTCATAATGTTTGGGAAGCAACAAAAAGCAATACAACTTTAATTTACTATGACATTAATTTATATTTTCAAACTTGGACCACAAGGTTACAACCTTAAGTAATCCCAGGAAAAACTCATCTACTCCTTAACCAGAAAGCATTCACTTTGATGATTATACCCCGCCATATTGGAATTATTATGGATGGTAATGGGCGATGGGCCCGGAAACGGGGTTTGCCACGCACTGCAGGCCACAGGGCTGGAACTGATGCGACCAGAAATATCGTGGAATCATGTGGCGAACTTGGTGTGTCCTATCTGACCATTTACGTCTTTTCATTTGAGAACTGGGGCAGACCCTCTCTTGAGGTTTCGATGCTCATGGACCTTTTGGTAGAAATGACCCGCAGAGAACTTAAAAACCTAAATGCCAACAATGTTCGTCTCCACACCATCGGGGATATCAGCAAATTACCACGGAAAACCAGAACAGAGCTTCAGAACGGAATTGAAAACACCAAAAACAACACCGGACTCAATCTTATTCTAGCGATAAGTTACGGTGGTCGCAGAGAAATAGTAAATGCAGCTCAGGATTTTGCCCGCAGGGCAATAGAGAATCCCAAACTAATTGACGAGCTGGATGAGGGAAAGTTTTGTGATTACCTCTACACAAAACACATCCCCGATCCCGATCTTATCATCCGCACAGGTGGTGATTGCAGAATAAGCAATTTTTTATTGTGGCAATCTGCCTATTCCG
Protein-coding regions in this window:
- a CDS encoding Ribosome recycling factor; translation: MEDIDSISNETTQRMQKTLESLKKEFSRVRTGRATPALLEGVTVDYYGSPAPISQVANISIPEARMIFIQPWEKNMLQAIEKAIMSSDLGLNPQNDGNMVRLPIPPLSEDRRKDLYKNCKKIAEDNKVAIRNIRRDSNEKLKKAEKDKQITQDDVKKGMDDIQKLTDKFIKQVDDVLALKENEIMEV
- a CDS encoding Uridine monophosphate kinase, translating into MKPAYNRILLKISGEALAGNNGFGIDTSTAMQVASEIAQVHKSGVDIAIVIGGGNFLRGATTEGVSRIAGDTMGMLATVINCIAFAQHLESFDVEAKVLSAVKIDKACEFYTPQLANDYLSKGKILLLAAGTGNPFFTTDTAAALRCAEIGADVLFKATKVDGIYDRDPVKDPDAIRFDQITHAEALSRNLKVMDATSFSFCMEQKIPIIIFKLLEKGNLSRCIKGETIGSIIKTGG
- a CDS encoding Translation elongation factor Ts, which codes for MEITAAKVKELRDKTGLGMMTCKQSLIDAGGDMELAIENLRKQGQATAAKRAGKAAKEGKISIVSDDSASIMYEVNSETDFVARNDDFLNFIDVLGKLFIAQKPSDHKDALQLTAPEIGDLTVEARVTELIGKIGENISFRRYCKIDAASANEKIFSYIHGNGKIGVLVKLTADKEGVLSNDAAAALGKDLAMQVAAANPIAVDRDSISSDVIAKEKEIYFTQAQSSGKPEKIWDKIVEGKLNKFFQEMTLMEQGFIKTPDISVKTRVAETEKVLDCKIKPVCFSRFELGSEE
- a CDS encoding 30S ribosomal protein S2p (SAe), which produces MSSLTLQKLLDAGTHFGHQTKRWNPKMKRFILCPKNGIYIIDLGKTLSSLDKFIEKVKSEVRRGGSVLFVGTKKQLKDCIREEAERCNMPYVTERWLGGMLTNFQTIRQSIAKLDKIENMEQDGTMEALPKKERMQLYKKKEKLISILSGIRNVRSLPSVIFVVDTIKEHIAIAEARRLQIPIGAIVDTNCDPDAVDFPIPGNDDAIKSVQLIIQAISNAIIEESANAVSVKDMEKAAEKAKGQEEVAAVKAETAPVEEEEKKDSKSKSKRVAHKKISKTEE
- a CDS encoding Undecaprenyl diphosphate synthase, giving the protein MIIPRHIGIIMDGNGRWARKRGLPRTAGHRAGTDATRNIVESCGELGVSYLTIYVFSFENWGRPSLEVSMLMDLLVEMTRRELKNLNANNVRLHTIGDISKLPRKTRTELQNGIENTKNNTGLNLILAISYGGRREIVNAAQDFARRAIENPKLIDELDEGKFCDYLYTKHIPDPDLIIRTGGDCRISNFLLWQSAYSEFYITDTLWPDFDKKSLETAIEDYNKRDRRFGKVKE